Proteins from one Microbacterium proteolyticum genomic window:
- a CDS encoding GNAT family N-acetyltransferase — protein MDLQRCRPSDVEALAAFLDAVDLTLSGLDSPSVRLWVERDEAGAIVGSTGYELSGDGRHALIRSVAVAPAQRSHGRGSALATFALARAAQEGVRTAWLFSRRSGPFWQSLGFEPADRDELAAALADTQQVRLFQRTGQLSREVAWSRELGVRIRA, from the coding sequence GTGGATCTCCAGCGGTGCCGTCCGAGCGATGTCGAGGCGCTCGCGGCGTTTCTCGACGCGGTCGACCTCACGCTCAGCGGTCTGGACTCGCCGAGCGTGCGGTTGTGGGTGGAGCGCGACGAGGCGGGAGCGATCGTCGGCAGCACCGGATACGAGCTCAGCGGCGACGGTCGCCACGCGCTGATCCGCAGCGTCGCGGTCGCACCGGCGCAGCGATCCCACGGGCGCGGCAGCGCCCTCGCCACCTTCGCGCTCGCTCGCGCTGCCCAGGAAGGAGTGCGCACGGCGTGGCTCTTCAGCCGTCGGTCGGGCCCGTTCTGGCAGAGCCTTGGTTTCGAGCCCGCCGATCGCGACGAGCTTGCCGCAGCGCTGGCGGACACGCAGCAGGTGCGGCTGTTCCAGCGGACCGGGCAGCTGAGCCGCGAGGTCGCGTGGTCGCGCGAACTCGGAGTCCGCATCCGGGCGTGA
- a CDS encoding TetR/AcrR family transcriptional regulator, with protein MSEDATIGRPGQRRRGVERRQEILDRAIEVFRRRGADGTSLRRIAESIGVSHAALLHYFDSREQLLVAVYDHAAAKQGEDEAARPVERGVEEMIAAATANVEVPGFVQLYSTLVAAALEVDSGVGKDYFTSRFERLRAELGATFREQQAEGRIRDDVSADHLAALLIAASDGLQIQWLLDASVGLSDTLRTFGMLLQAPRAE; from the coding sequence ATGAGCGAGGATGCCACGATCGGCCGACCCGGCCAGCGGCGCCGGGGCGTCGAGCGGCGGCAGGAGATCCTCGACCGCGCCATCGAGGTGTTCCGCCGCCGCGGGGCCGACGGCACATCGCTCCGGCGCATCGCCGAGTCGATCGGCGTCTCGCACGCCGCGCTGCTGCACTACTTCGACTCGCGCGAGCAGCTCCTCGTCGCCGTCTACGACCACGCCGCCGCCAAGCAGGGCGAGGACGAGGCGGCGCGCCCGGTCGAACGGGGCGTCGAGGAGATGATCGCCGCGGCGACCGCCAACGTCGAGGTGCCGGGATTCGTGCAGCTCTACTCCACGCTCGTCGCCGCCGCGCTCGAGGTCGACAGCGGCGTCGGCAAGGACTACTTCACCAGCCGTTTCGAGCGGCTGCGCGCCGAACTCGGCGCGACGTTCCGGGAACAGCAGGCCGAGGGGCGCATCCGCGACGACGTGTCGGCCGACCACCTCGCGGCCTTGCTCATCGCGGCATCCGACGGTCTGCAGATCCAGTGGCTGCTCGACGCCTCGGTCGGACTGAGCGACACGCTCCGCACGTTCGGCATGCTGCTGCAGGCGCCGCGCGCGGAGTGA
- a CDS encoding DUF4386 domain-containing protein — MLSPSRTRARSAGILYLVTHVTSIGAVAAYATGGVALGASLEFVLALACAGTGVLLWTLLAEAGAARAATFAGLRVVEAAVILAGMLPLVGTLLVPGTRADAAMSVHAAAFLVGQGLVIAVNSVVLGSLLWTSRAVPRVLAGLALVGGTLVLLSDLGQLWSVIPMNGAVAAAAALPIFAFEIWFAIRLIVVGVPASLVPLPVVLEAR; from the coding sequence ATGCTCTCCCCATCGCGAACCCGAGCGCGCAGCGCCGGCATCCTGTACCTCGTCACCCACGTCACGTCGATCGGCGCGGTCGCCGCATACGCGACGGGCGGCGTCGCGCTCGGCGCATCGCTCGAGTTCGTCCTGGCCCTCGCCTGCGCGGGCACCGGCGTGCTGCTGTGGACACTGCTCGCGGAGGCGGGCGCCGCGCGGGCGGCGACGTTCGCGGGGCTGCGCGTGGTCGAGGCCGCCGTGATCCTCGCCGGGATGCTGCCGTTGGTGGGCACTCTGCTCGTTCCGGGAACGAGGGCGGATGCCGCGATGTCGGTGCACGCGGCCGCGTTCCTCGTCGGGCAGGGGCTCGTGATCGCGGTCAACTCCGTGGTCCTCGGATCGCTGCTGTGGACATCGCGGGCCGTTCCCCGGGTGCTGGCCGGCCTCGCGCTCGTCGGCGGCACCCTCGTGCTGCTCAGCGACCTCGGTCAGCTGTGGTCCGTGATCCCGATGAACGGCGCGGTGGCCGCGGCGGCTGCGCTACCGATCTTCGCGTTCGAGATCTGGTTCGCGATCCGTCTGATCGTGGTCGGAGTTCCGGCATCCCTCGTCCCACTTCCTGTTGTTCTGGAGGCGCGATAG
- the yicI gene encoding alpha-xylosidase, with the protein MKFTDGFWLMRPGVTVDYAAEAYDIESADTPDGPGLVVHAPTKVIAKRGDVLNRSVLTVTLSSPLDGVVRVRIVHHDGARRPVGFALPGAVVGGGAVDVEGGTLTAGRLTARVTPGAPWDLSFEVDGTRVTGSGHRSVGRVSLAEGADVETGVISNTGADTGVPFARHYLHEQLDLGVGEAIYGLGERFGPVVKNGQTVDIWNADGGTSSEQAYKSVPFYVSSGGYGVLVNDPGHVSFEIGSENVERVQFSVSGEALEYFVIAGPTPKDVLERYTALTGRPPVVPAWSFGTWLTTSFTTDYDEATVNSFIDGMAERDLPLSVFHFDCFWMREFNWTDFTWDERVFPDPDAMLRRLHDRGLRVSVWINPYIAQRSPLFAEGVANGYFVRRPDGTPWQWDLWVPGMALVDFTNPDAVRWYQSYLRRLIAQGVDCFKTDFGERIPTDVVYFDGTDPERMHNFYAQLYNQAVHEVLVEERGVGEAVLFARSATAGGQTMPVHWGGDNSSTFASMAETLRGGLSLAWSGFSFWSHDIGGFEGTPDPAVFKRWIAYGMLSSHSRFHGSDSYRVPWAFDDEAVDVTRQFSRLKLRLMPYLYAAARSAASTGVPVMRPMALEFPDDPTTLHLDRQYMLGPDLLVAPVFSASGDVTFYLPAGEWTHLLSGERVTGGGWRRETHGFDSLPLYVRPGAVLPWGARDDRPDYDYLDGLTLRVFPGGSGVAEVTVTAPDGRTETFRADRAEVTE; encoded by the coding sequence ATGAAGTTCACCGATGGTTTCTGGCTCATGCGGCCGGGCGTCACCGTCGACTACGCCGCCGAGGCGTACGACATCGAGTCCGCCGACACCCCCGACGGGCCGGGGCTGGTCGTGCACGCGCCGACGAAGGTCATCGCCAAGCGCGGTGACGTGCTCAACCGCAGCGTCCTCACCGTGACGCTGTCGTCGCCGCTCGACGGTGTCGTGCGGGTGCGGATCGTCCACCACGACGGGGCGCGGCGGCCCGTCGGGTTCGCGCTGCCGGGGGCGGTCGTGGGCGGCGGGGCCGTCGACGTCGAGGGTGGCACGCTCACCGCGGGTCGACTGACCGCGCGCGTGACGCCGGGGGCGCCGTGGGACCTGTCGTTCGAGGTCGACGGGACGCGGGTCACGGGCAGTGGCCACCGGTCGGTGGGGCGCGTGAGCCTCGCCGAGGGGGCGGACGTCGAGACCGGCGTGATCTCGAACACGGGGGCCGACACGGGCGTGCCCTTCGCGCGGCACTACCTGCACGAGCAGCTCGACCTCGGCGTCGGCGAGGCGATCTACGGCCTCGGCGAACGCTTCGGACCCGTCGTGAAGAACGGCCAGACGGTCGACATCTGGAACGCCGATGGCGGCACCTCCAGCGAGCAGGCGTACAAGAGCGTGCCGTTCTACGTCTCGTCGGGCGGGTACGGCGTGCTCGTCAACGACCCCGGGCACGTGTCGTTCGAGATCGGGTCCGAAAACGTCGAGCGCGTGCAGTTCTCCGTCTCGGGCGAGGCGCTGGAGTACTTCGTCATCGCCGGACCCACCCCGAAGGACGTGCTCGAGCGGTACACGGCCCTCACCGGAAGGCCGCCGGTCGTGCCGGCGTGGTCGTTCGGCACGTGGCTCACGACGTCGTTCACGACCGACTACGACGAAGCGACCGTGAACTCGTTCATCGACGGCATGGCCGAGCGCGACCTGCCGCTGTCGGTGTTCCACTTCGACTGCTTCTGGATGCGCGAGTTCAACTGGACCGACTTCACGTGGGACGAGCGGGTGTTCCCGGATCCGGATGCCATGCTCCGACGCCTCCACGACCGGGGCCTGCGCGTATCGGTGTGGATCAACCCGTACATCGCGCAGCGTTCCCCGCTGTTCGCGGAGGGGGTCGCGAACGGCTACTTCGTCCGGCGCCCGGACGGCACGCCGTGGCAGTGGGACCTGTGGGTGCCGGGCATGGCGCTCGTCGATTTCACCAACCCGGATGCCGTGCGCTGGTACCAGTCGTACCTGCGGCGCCTCATCGCGCAGGGCGTGGACTGCTTCAAGACCGACTTCGGCGAGCGGATCCCCACCGACGTCGTCTACTTCGACGGCACCGACCCCGAGCGCATGCACAACTTCTACGCGCAGCTGTACAACCAGGCCGTGCACGAGGTGCTCGTCGAGGAGCGGGGCGTCGGCGAGGCCGTGCTCTTCGCGCGGTCGGCGACGGCGGGCGGGCAGACGATGCCCGTGCACTGGGGCGGCGACAACTCCTCGACGTTCGCGTCGATGGCGGAGACGCTGCGCGGAGGTCTGTCGCTCGCGTGGAGCGGGTTCTCGTTCTGGAGCCACGACATCGGCGGCTTCGAGGGGACTCCCGACCCGGCCGTGTTCAAACGCTGGATCGCGTACGGGATGCTGTCGTCGCACAGCCGCTTCCACGGGTCGGACTCGTATCGGGTGCCGTGGGCGTTCGACGACGAAGCGGTCGACGTGACGCGCCAGTTCTCCCGCCTCAAGCTGCGCCTGATGCCCTACCTGTACGCGGCGGCGCGTTCGGCTGCTTCCACGGGCGTTCCCGTGATGCGGCCGATGGCGCTGGAGTTCCCCGACGACCCCACGACGCTGCACCTCGACCGCCAGTACATGCTCGGGCCCGACCTGCTCGTGGCGCCGGTGTTCTCGGCATCCGGGGATGTCACGTTCTACCTGCCCGCGGGGGAGTGGACGCACCTCCTCTCCGGGGAGCGGGTCACGGGCGGAGGGTGGCGTCGCGAGACGCACGGCTTCGATTCGCTGCCGTTGTACGTGCGGCCCGGTGCGGTGCTGCCGTGGGGTGCGCGGGACGACCGCCCCGACTACGACTATCTCGACGGGCTCACTCTGCGCGTGTTCCCGGGGGGATCGGGCGTGGCCGAGGTGACGGTGACGGCTCCCGACGGTCGGACGGAGACGTTCCGCGCGGATCGCGCGGAGGTGACGGAGTAG
- a CDS encoding carbohydrate ABC transporter permease, with translation MTATAVITTGRAPRRGPRGGMSRRRPVDWLLLALVVVGALLVLAPFYLVLVNSFKSPVDYATSGPLALPQQLDFGGIIDFWNRVDFPRKVGNSVLISGVVAVLAVLISMLNAFAIGIGRVRGRTGIVLLFLLANLLPQEALLYPLYYMFKSVGLYDNLLSVIIVFTVVQAAFGTYLLSSVYGTFPREILEAAAIDGATRWQILWRVVFPISRPTLSVLVIFFFIWTWNEFLIPLTFLASNDNQTVPVAISVLQGDRLMDVTTISASALLGIIPTLIFFLIFQRTLTRGITAGAVK, from the coding sequence GTGACCGCCACCGCCGTCATCACCACCGGGCGTGCCCCGCGTCGCGGACCCCGCGGCGGAATGAGCCGTCGGCGTCCCGTCGACTGGCTGCTGCTCGCGCTCGTCGTCGTCGGGGCGCTGCTCGTGCTCGCGCCGTTCTACCTCGTGCTCGTGAACTCGTTCAAGTCGCCGGTCGACTACGCCACGTCGGGGCCGCTCGCCCTGCCGCAGCAGCTCGACTTCGGCGGGATCATCGACTTCTGGAACCGGGTCGACTTCCCCCGGAAGGTCGGCAACTCGGTCCTCATCTCGGGCGTCGTCGCGGTGCTCGCCGTGCTCATCTCGATGCTGAACGCCTTCGCGATCGGCATCGGGCGGGTGCGCGGTCGCACGGGGATCGTGCTGCTGTTCCTGCTGGCGAACCTGCTGCCGCAGGAAGCGCTGCTCTACCCGCTGTACTACATGTTCAAATCCGTCGGTCTGTACGACAACCTGCTGTCGGTGATCATCGTCTTCACGGTGGTCCAGGCGGCTTTCGGCACCTACCTGCTGTCGTCGGTGTACGGCACGTTCCCCCGCGAGATCCTCGAGGCCGCCGCGATCGACGGTGCGACCCGGTGGCAGATCCTCTGGCGCGTCGTGTTCCCGATCAGCCGCCCCACGCTGTCGGTGCTCGTCATCTTCTTCTTCATCTGGACGTGGAACGAGTTCCTGATCCCCCTGACGTTCCTGGCATCCAACGACAACCAGACCGTGCCCGTCGCGATCAGCGTCCTGCAGGGCGACCGACTGATGGATGTCACCACGATCAGCGCTTCGGCACTGCTCGGCATCATCCCGACGCTCATCTTCTTCTTGATCTTCCAGCGCACGCTCACGCGTGGCATCACGGCGGGGGCCGTGAAGTGA
- a CDS encoding Gfo/Idh/MocA family protein: MSRPLGVGVIGAGVISQTYLENLTSFPDVNVVAVGDLLPDRARAKADEHGVTAAGTPDDVLSNPDVDLVVNLTIPQVHVEVSSAAIAAGKHVWTEKPIGLDRDATRALLAQADAAGVRIGSAPDTLLGPAFQTAKRAIQNGVIGEPLFVQTSFQTQGPDLWHPDPAFLFARGAGPLLDMGPYYFSALVSLLGPIAAVTARGSRPRLERTIHTGPRAGETFPVEVPSTVQVLTSFAAGQHGTHLLSFDSALERHGVVEIHGSEGTIVLADPNRFEGRIAYVKPLGVFRDGMKTEQEWIEIPNEGVVVGRGLGVLDMARSIAADRPHIATGELGFHVLDVMLSAEESSATGRTLEIDSTVAPVPLLDEGFDPFASTL; this comes from the coding sequence ATGAGCCGGCCGCTCGGAGTCGGCGTCATCGGCGCCGGCGTCATCAGCCAGACGTACCTCGAGAACCTCACGTCGTTCCCCGACGTGAACGTCGTCGCTGTCGGCGACCTGCTGCCCGATCGCGCCCGCGCGAAGGCCGACGAACACGGCGTCACCGCCGCCGGCACCCCCGACGACGTCCTGTCAAACCCCGACGTCGACCTGGTCGTGAACCTCACGATCCCGCAGGTGCACGTCGAGGTGTCGTCGGCGGCGATCGCCGCGGGCAAGCACGTGTGGACCGAGAAGCCGATCGGCCTCGACCGCGACGCGACGCGCGCGCTCCTCGCGCAGGCGGATGCCGCGGGCGTGCGCATCGGCTCGGCGCCCGACACCCTCCTCGGACCCGCCTTCCAGACGGCCAAGCGCGCGATCCAGAACGGCGTGATCGGCGAGCCGCTGTTCGTGCAGACGTCGTTCCAGACGCAGGGCCCCGACCTGTGGCATCCGGACCCCGCGTTCCTCTTCGCCCGCGGCGCGGGACCCCTGCTCGACATGGGTCCGTACTACTTCTCGGCGCTCGTGAGCCTGCTCGGCCCGATCGCGGCCGTCACCGCGCGCGGCTCGCGTCCGCGTCTCGAGCGGACGATTCACACCGGCCCCCGCGCCGGCGAGACGTTCCCGGTCGAGGTGCCGTCGACGGTGCAGGTGCTGACGTCGTTCGCCGCCGGACAGCACGGCACGCATCTGCTGAGCTTCGACTCGGCGCTCGAGCGTCACGGCGTCGTCGAGATCCACGGGTCCGAGGGCACGATCGTGCTCGCCGACCCGAACCGCTTCGAGGGACGCATCGCGTACGTGAAGCCGCTCGGCGTCTTCCGCGACGGCATGAAGACCGAGCAGGAGTGGATCGAGATCCCCAACGAGGGCGTCGTCGTCGGCCGCGGACTCGGCGTGCTCGACATGGCCCGCTCGATCGCCGCCGACCGCCCGCACATCGCCACGGGCGAGCTCGGATTCCACGTGCTCGACGTCATGCTGTCGGCCGAGGAGTCCTCCGCCACCGGCCGGACGCTCGAGATCGACAGCACCGTGGCCCCTGTGCCGCTGCTCGACGAGGGCTTCGACCCCTTCGCGTCGACGCTCTGA
- a CDS encoding sugar phosphate isomerase/epimerase family protein, with the protein MTTSLPEASVQLYTLASEFSADMSGSLDKLASLGLRNVEAFAFVDRPAEIRAALDASGLASPTGHAPLLSDELWTPDGSIPTPAPEVVFEAAATIGIQTVIDPFVAADRWLTEDGVADIAERLNRAADVAATFGLSVGYHNHAQEFVADFGGQTAYDRFVELTDARVKLELDLFWALTGGQDVPALVAKLGDRLTAVHVKDGVVPASNPWGPDAGELSTAVLDQRHAGTADVPLAEALRAGSGIRYAVIEYDRAPGDVFADIAASLAFLKDGGFVA; encoded by the coding sequence ATGACCACCTCCCTCCCCGAAGCCTCGGTGCAGCTGTACACGCTGGCATCCGAGTTCTCGGCCGACATGTCGGGTTCGCTCGACAAGCTCGCCTCCCTCGGCCTCCGCAACGTCGAGGCGTTCGCGTTCGTCGACCGCCCCGCCGAGATCCGGGCGGCCCTGGATGCCAGCGGCCTGGCCTCCCCCACCGGCCACGCCCCGCTGCTCAGCGACGAGCTGTGGACGCCCGACGGCTCGATCCCGACGCCCGCGCCCGAGGTGGTGTTCGAGGCGGCCGCGACCATCGGCATCCAGACCGTCATCGACCCGTTCGTCGCGGCCGACCGCTGGCTCACCGAAGACGGGGTCGCCGACATCGCCGAGCGCCTCAACCGCGCCGCCGACGTGGCCGCGACCTTCGGCCTGTCCGTCGGCTACCACAACCACGCGCAGGAGTTCGTGGCCGACTTCGGCGGCCAGACCGCGTACGACCGCTTCGTGGAGCTCACCGACGCGCGTGTGAAGCTCGAGCTCGACCTGTTCTGGGCCCTCACCGGCGGCCAGGACGTTCCCGCGCTCGTCGCGAAGCTCGGCGACCGGCTGACCGCCGTGCACGTGAAGGACGGCGTGGTCCCGGCATCCAACCCCTGGGGTCCGGATGCCGGAGAGCTGTCGACCGCGGTCCTCGACCAGCGCCACGCAGGCACCGCCGACGTTCCGCTGGCCGAAGCGCTGCGCGCGGGCAGCGGCATCCGCTACGCCGTGATCGAGTACGACCGCGCGCCCGGCGACGTGTTCGCCGACATCGCCGCGAGCCTGGCCTTCCTCAAGGACGGCGGGTTCGTCGCATGA
- a CDS encoding VOC family protein: protein MLVIGSIVIRVDDLHAQIRFWSAALGYTVREPIDDDFALLQAADGAGPNLSLDAQRSERVLPPRIHLDLYADDQAAELRRLVGLGATEVEWDGRPADADYVILQDPEGNRFCVIDAAV from the coding sequence ATGCTCGTGATCGGGTCGATCGTCATCCGCGTCGATGATCTGCACGCCCAGATCCGGTTCTGGTCTGCGGCCCTCGGATACACCGTGCGCGAGCCGATCGACGACGACTTCGCGCTGCTGCAAGCGGCCGATGGCGCCGGGCCGAACCTGTCGCTCGACGCGCAACGTTCGGAGCGGGTGCTTCCGCCGCGGATCCACCTCGACCTCTACGCCGACGATCAGGCCGCGGAGCTGCGTCGACTCGTGGGGCTCGGTGCGACCGAGGTGGAGTGGGACGGCAGGCCCGCCGACGCGGACTACGTGATCCTGCAGGACCCCGAGGGCAATCGCTTCTGCGTGATCGACGCGGCCGTGTGA
- a CDS encoding TetR/AcrR family transcriptional regulator yields MSTPRPRLDRERVVEAAIELADARGLAAASMRAVADSLGVTPMALYKHVADRSQLVDEMLDHVLASTPDAPGTADWRGAVRARILATRATLRSHGWAREAIETRERATPRVLAHMDALMDAMFAGGLSADLVHHAMHALSTRMWGFTRDVLPTPSLPDDPDERSAAVAGYAAQYPAIIRMATTAPGAGEACDEDTEFDFALDLLLDGVDRLHRAGWRSGR; encoded by the coding sequence GTGTCAACTCCCCGTCCTCGCCTCGACCGGGAACGCGTCGTCGAGGCTGCGATCGAGCTGGCCGACGCCCGCGGACTCGCCGCCGCGAGCATGCGCGCCGTGGCCGACAGTCTCGGCGTGACACCGATGGCGCTCTACAAGCACGTCGCGGACCGCTCGCAACTCGTCGACGAGATGCTCGACCACGTGCTCGCGAGCACCCCCGATGCTCCCGGCACCGCCGACTGGCGCGGAGCCGTCCGCGCGCGGATCCTTGCGACGCGCGCGACCCTCCGCAGCCACGGCTGGGCGCGGGAAGCCATCGAGACGCGCGAGCGGGCGACGCCCCGCGTGCTCGCCCACATGGACGCGTTGATGGATGCCATGTTCGCGGGCGGACTGTCCGCCGACCTCGTCCATCACGCGATGCACGCCCTCAGCACGCGGATGTGGGGATTCACGCGCGACGTCCTCCCGACGCCGAGCCTGCCGGACGACCCCGACGAGCGGTCCGCCGCCGTGGCCGGCTACGCCGCGCAGTACCCCGCGATCATCCGCATGGCGACGACCGCGCCGGGAGCGGGCGAGGCATGCGACGAAGACACCGAGTTCGACTTCGCCCTCGACCTCCTGCTCGACGGCGTCGACCGGCTGCACCGCGCGGGCTGGCGATCGGGGCGCTGA
- a CDS encoding HNH endonuclease, with the protein MTFDPSPTPPDDGASALSSVLVEVRGVDAEVASAEARRVRALARAGHLALDASAGVRASSRAAEMAVREVASEIAAASHLSDRSVQAQIGRAMTLADEFPVTLDAWEAGVLSRAHVQVIVDAGISLPLDRRHEFDVLAVATADGLSPGRVKTRLLALAESLQPTTLTERHRRGRETRCVRVVPGEDGMSDLIATLPTVLAVGIYDRLVQQSAAIVDLRRDNPRGGLGSPAGSSAAAAASGAEARTAGGGGCPADAAAGHGNTDTPAPGPGPAQAQPQAPAPDTRTADQVRADILADLLLTAAPDADPTRGDDGPGTLGAIRARVQVVVPALTMLRPGSENSDPADLVGHGPIDAPTARALAEATPVPWDRVITHPVTGAVLRTDTYHRTTAINRHLRARDRHCRWPGCTAPAVRCEIDHTHDHALGGPTDVRNLAHLCQRHHTQKQFTRWKVRQLPTGILEWTSPTGRVYTDEPLPYTPAVRFLPDDPAAAPPPPRPDHDREPAPF; encoded by the coding sequence ATGACCTTCGATCCGTCTCCGACACCACCCGATGACGGGGCTTCTGCCCTGTCGTCGGTGCTGGTCGAGGTGCGCGGAGTGGATGCCGAGGTCGCCTCCGCCGAAGCGCGGCGGGTGCGGGCGTTGGCCCGCGCGGGGCACCTCGCCCTGGACGCGTCGGCGGGGGTGCGGGCGTCGTCGCGGGCGGCGGAGATGGCGGTGCGGGAGGTCGCGTCCGAGATTGCGGCCGCGTCGCACCTGTCGGATCGGAGCGTGCAAGCACAGATCGGGCGGGCGATGACCCTCGCCGACGAATTCCCCGTGACGCTGGACGCGTGGGAGGCGGGGGTCCTGTCCCGCGCCCACGTGCAGGTGATCGTGGATGCCGGTATCTCGCTGCCGCTGGATCGTCGCCACGAGTTCGATGTCCTCGCCGTCGCCACCGCTGACGGCCTGAGTCCCGGACGGGTGAAGACCCGTCTTCTGGCGTTGGCGGAGTCGCTGCAGCCGACGACGCTCACCGAACGGCACCGGCGGGGAAGAGAGACGCGTTGCGTTCGGGTGGTGCCGGGGGAGGACGGGATGTCCGACCTGATTGCGACCCTCCCCACCGTGCTGGCGGTGGGGATCTACGACCGGCTCGTGCAGCAGAGCGCCGCGATCGTGGACCTCCGCCGAGACAACCCGCGTGGTGGGCTGGGGTCTCCCGCGGGCTCCTCGGCCGCCGCCGCCGCGTCCGGCGCCGAGGCCCGGACCGCCGGCGGCGGCGGGTGCCCGGCGGACGCCGCCGCGGGGCACGGCAACACGGACACGCCCGCACCCGGACCCGGACCCGCGCAGGCGCAGCCGCAGGCGCCGGCGCCGGATACGCGCACGGCCGATCAGGTGCGCGCCGACATCCTCGCCGACCTCCTCCTGACCGCCGCCCCGGACGCCGACCCCACCCGCGGCGACGACGGCCCCGGCACCCTGGGCGCGATCCGCGCGCGGGTGCAGGTCGTCGTCCCCGCCCTCACCATGCTGCGGCCCGGATCGGAGAACTCCGATCCCGCCGACCTCGTCGGCCACGGACCCATCGACGCCCCCACCGCCCGCGCCCTCGCAGAAGCCACCCCCGTCCCCTGGGACCGGGTCATCACCCACCCCGTCACCGGGGCCGTGCTCCGCACCGACACCTACCACCGCACCACAGCGATCAACCGCCACCTCCGCGCCCGCGACCGCCACTGCCGATGGCCCGGGTGCACCGCCCCGGCCGTGCGCTGCGAAATCGACCACACCCACGACCACGCCCTCGGCGGCCCCACCGACGTCCGAAACCTCGCCCACCTGTGCCAGAGACACCACACCCAGAAACAATTCACCCGCTGGAAAGTGAGACAACTCCCCACCGGGATCCTCGAATGGACCTCCCCCACCGGACGCGTCTACACCGACGAACCCCTCCCCTACACGCCAGCGGTCAGATTTCTCCCCGACGACCCCGCCGCGGCACCGCCACCACCGCGCCCCGACCATGACCGCGAACCGGCCCCGTTCTGA
- a CDS encoding MBL fold metallo-hydrolase — MQTTSTVVVEGGRALLIDPAWMPDELDALAAALRELGLVVAEGFATHAHHDHLLWHPSFGDVPRWASARTAELAAVERDALVAALGAEFPAELVELMGRVDAGSPTFEVDLVVHDGHAPGHTAVWLPGPRVLVAGDMLSDVELPLPFWPDDVPAYERALEVLEPYARAARVVIPGHGDVGTDAFARWEADRRYLADVRRTGESDDPRRANPGMEDEYAHLRDVLA; from the coding sequence ATGCAGACGACGTCGACGGTGGTCGTCGAGGGCGGTCGTGCGCTGCTGATCGATCCGGCGTGGATGCCGGACGAGCTCGACGCGCTCGCCGCGGCGCTGCGGGAGCTCGGGCTGGTCGTCGCCGAAGGGTTCGCGACCCATGCGCATCACGATCACCTGCTGTGGCATCCGTCGTTCGGCGACGTGCCGCGATGGGCGTCGGCGCGGACCGCCGAGCTCGCAGCCGTCGAGCGGGACGCCTTGGTCGCCGCGCTCGGTGCGGAGTTCCCGGCCGAGCTGGTCGAGCTGATGGGGCGGGTGGATGCCGGCTCCCCGACGTTCGAGGTCGACCTCGTCGTGCACGACGGACACGCGCCTGGGCACACGGCGGTGTGGCTGCCCGGGCCGCGGGTGCTCGTCGCCGGCGACATGCTGAGCGATGTCGAGCTGCCGTTGCCGTTCTGGCCGGACGATGTGCCCGCGTACGAGCGGGCACTCGAGGTGCTGGAGCCGTATGCGCGGGCTGCTCGGGTGGTGATCCCGGGGCACGGCGACGTCGGCACGGATGCGTTCGCACGATGGGAGGCCGACCGTCGGTACCTCGCCGACGTGCGGCGGACCGGCGAGTCGGACGACCCGCGGCGAGCGAACCCGGGCATGGAGGACGAGTACGCGCACCTGCGGGACGTGCTGGCGTAG